In one Pseudomonas sp. MM211 genomic region, the following are encoded:
- a CDS encoding DMT family transporter, protein MPPANSRPLLALILLLAIGALMGLTSNLVKLASAAGWAPVAYLLWSLLGGGLLLLVFTRLRGEAPCMSPRLQRYYLGSGLLSIALPNGLLFSSIPHVGAGFASMCLAFPPLITYLLALALRMEPLSRVRLLGICIGLGGSLLLALDKLHSGDSPLLWIIAALAVPVFLGLGNIYRSRYWPAGASPLSLAPGMLLGGALLLLPLALFDVRLAPTLDSGLAITLLLVQMALFAIVYALYFVLQKLAGAVYLSQIGSVAAMLGAAMAVTLLDERGSLNMLLAALCIVGGVLLVAWRGAQENKR, encoded by the coding sequence ATGCCACCTGCCAATTCACGCCCGCTACTGGCACTCATACTGTTGCTCGCCATCGGCGCGCTGATGGGGCTGACCAGCAATCTGGTCAAGCTGGCCAGCGCAGCAGGCTGGGCGCCGGTGGCCTATCTGTTATGGAGCCTGCTGGGTGGTGGCCTACTGTTGCTGGTGTTCACCCGCCTGCGTGGCGAGGCGCCGTGTATGAGCCCACGCCTGCAACGCTACTACCTGGGCTCGGGCCTACTCAGTATCGCCCTGCCCAATGGCTTGCTGTTCAGCTCGATTCCCCACGTCGGTGCCGGCTTCGCCTCCATGTGCCTGGCGTTTCCGCCGCTGATCACCTACCTGCTGGCCCTGGCGCTGCGCATGGAACCGTTGAGCCGCGTGCGCCTGCTGGGAATCTGCATTGGCCTGGGCGGCAGCCTGCTGCTGGCGCTGGACAAGCTGCACAGTGGCGACAGCCCGCTGCTGTGGATCATCGCCGCGCTGGCCGTGCCGGTGTTTCTGGGCCTGGGCAATATCTACCGTTCGCGCTATTGGCCGGCAGGTGCCAGCCCACTGTCGCTGGCGCCCGGCATGTTGCTCGGTGGCGCCCTGCTCCTGCTGCCTCTGGCACTGTTCGACGTCAGGCTCGCCCCCACCCTGGACAGCGGCCTGGCGATCACCCTGCTGCTGGTGCAGATGGCATTGTTCGCCATCGTCTACGCCCTGTATTTCGTGCTGCAGAAGCTCGCTGGCGCGGTGTACCTCAGCCAGATCGGCTCGGTGGCGGCGATGCTGGGCGCGGCCATGGCGGTGACGCTGCTGGACGAGCGCGGCAGCCTGAACATGCTGCTGGCGGCGCTGTGCATCGTCGGTGGTGTGCTGCTGGTGGCCTGGCGTGGTGCCCAGGAGAACAAACGATGA
- a CDS encoding GFA family protein, with protein MTKNVVTCECAQVAIELDGKPFISTECHCNSCREAAIRLEQLPLARPMLERNAGTQFVLYRKDRIQFLRGQDLLEAFRLGPKAPTRRVISRCCNSPIFLEFQSGHWLSLYSSLWPEETRPKPQLRTMTGDRTDKVAFDDGLPAGTLQTWRFYANLLGAWIAMGFKSPKIRIGEEAERDKTTR; from the coding sequence GTGACAAAGAACGTTGTGACGTGCGAGTGCGCACAGGTTGCCATCGAGCTCGATGGTAAGCCGTTCATTTCCACCGAATGCCATTGCAACAGTTGCCGGGAAGCGGCGATACGCCTTGAGCAGCTGCCGCTTGCGCGGCCGATGCTGGAGCGCAATGCAGGCACGCAGTTTGTGCTCTATCGCAAAGACAGAATCCAATTCCTGCGCGGTCAGGATCTCCTGGAGGCTTTCCGGCTCGGGCCAAAAGCCCCAACGCGTCGCGTAATAAGCCGGTGCTGCAACAGCCCGATCTTTCTCGAATTCCAGAGCGGCCACTGGCTCAGCCTCTATTCGAGCCTCTGGCCCGAAGAGACACGGCCAAAGCCACAGCTGCGCACGATGACGGGCGACAGAACAGACAAAGTCGCGTTCGATGATGGTCTGCCAGCAGGCACGCTGCAGACCTGGCGATTCTATGCAAACCTGTTGGGCGCGTGGATTGCCATGGGATTCAAATCACCCAAGATCCGTATTGGCGAGGAAGCTGAGCGCGACAAAACAACCAGATAA
- a CDS encoding LysR family transcriptional regulator: MDFNGRSGEMSVFATVAQEGSLSAAARALGLTPSAVSRIIARTEQRLGTRLLLRTTRAITFTAEGEAYLRGARRILADMAEVEEAIADQGVPRGRLRVSAALGHGRLAIVPLVAAFSARYPNITVDLTLGDEVVDILGGQADVAVRFGNLPDSPLTARKIGDTGQVVVASPDYLQRHGTPQEPEDLLGHNCLRFNFRRAEPNWPFVRDGNEFFMKVSGNIECSSGEALAQLARVGAGIARIGEFSVSEDLQRGDLIQLLEAWNPGDREPIHAVFVGGSAMPVRVRVFVDFLVEHHRM, from the coding sequence ATGGACTTCAACGGCCGCTCAGGTGAAATGAGCGTGTTCGCCACGGTAGCGCAGGAAGGTAGCTTGTCGGCCGCCGCGCGTGCATTGGGGCTGACACCCTCGGCGGTCAGTCGGATCATCGCGCGCACCGAACAGCGTCTTGGCACTCGCCTGCTGTTGCGCACTACCCGGGCGATCACCTTCACCGCAGAGGGCGAGGCTTACCTGCGTGGCGCCCGGCGTATCCTGGCCGACATGGCCGAGGTCGAAGAAGCCATCGCCGACCAGGGCGTACCCAGGGGCCGTTTGCGGGTCAGCGCCGCCCTTGGCCACGGGCGGCTGGCCATCGTTCCCTTGGTGGCAGCCTTCAGCGCGCGCTACCCGAACATCACCGTCGACCTCACCCTCGGCGACGAAGTGGTCGACATTCTCGGCGGCCAGGCCGACGTGGCGGTGCGCTTTGGCAATCTGCCCGACAGCCCGCTGACCGCGCGCAAGATCGGCGACACCGGCCAGGTGGTGGTGGCTTCGCCGGATTATCTGCAGCGCCATGGCACGCCCCAGGAACCAGAAGACCTGCTGGGGCACAACTGCCTGCGCTTCAACTTCCGCCGTGCCGAACCCAACTGGCCGTTCGTGCGCGACGGAAACGAGTTCTTCATGAAGGTCAGCGGCAATATCGAATGCAGCAGTGGTGAAGCGCTGGCACAACTCGCACGGGTAGGTGCCGGCATCGCCCGCATCGGCGAGTTCAGCGTGAGCGAAGATCTACAGCGCGGCGACCTGATACAGCTGCTGGAGGCCTGGAACCCCGGCGACCGGGAACCGATTCACGCGGTGTTCGTAGGCGGCTCGGCAATGCCGGTACGGGTGCGGGTGTTCGTGGATTTTCTGGTCGAGCATCACCGGATGTAA
- a CDS encoding MFS transporter, which produces MNINPPLVALAIGAFGIGVTEFAPMGMLPSIATDLGVSIPAAGLLVSAYALGVLLGAPLMTLTTGKIPRRYLLIGLMAIFTLGNLMSALATDYYSLMVARVVTSLNHGAFFGVGSIVAASVVAPEKRAGAVAAMFMGLTLATIGGVPLAAWFGEVLGWRTAFWGITGLGVVAMAALWFALPNLPAPKSVGVMAEVRALGRGPVLGALALTVVGSSAMFTVFTYIAPILSSETHASTAFITAMLVLYGVGLTLGNMWGGKAADRSIDRTLIVSLSVLIVVLLAFTVLMRWPLPAAVAILIWGIASFAIVPPLQMRVMEAAKGAPNLASAVNIGAFNLGNAVGAALGGAVISAGLGYPAISLAGAAMAALGLLMVLGFAWRSRGIAATVS; this is translated from the coding sequence ATGAACATCAATCCACCCCTAGTAGCACTCGCCATTGGTGCCTTCGGCATCGGCGTTACCGAGTTCGCCCCCATGGGCATGTTGCCGAGCATCGCTACGGATCTCGGCGTTTCTATTCCCGCTGCAGGCCTGCTGGTCAGTGCATACGCGTTGGGCGTATTGCTCGGCGCGCCGCTGATGACCCTGACCACCGGCAAGATTCCCCGGCGTTATCTGCTGATCGGGCTCATGGCGATCTTCACCCTGGGCAACCTGATGTCCGCCCTGGCGACCGATTACTACAGCCTGATGGTCGCCCGGGTGGTGACCTCACTGAACCACGGTGCGTTCTTTGGCGTCGGCTCCATCGTCGCCGCCAGCGTGGTCGCCCCGGAAAAACGTGCCGGCGCGGTTGCGGCCATGTTCATGGGCCTGACTCTGGCGACCATCGGCGGTGTGCCGCTGGCTGCCTGGTTTGGCGAAGTGCTCGGTTGGCGAACCGCATTCTGGGGGATCACCGGCCTCGGCGTGGTGGCCATGGCCGCGTTGTGGTTCGCCTTGCCCAACCTGCCGGCGCCGAAAAGCGTTGGTGTAATGGCTGAAGTTCGCGCGCTGGGCCGTGGCCCGGTGCTGGGGGCATTAGCGCTGACCGTGGTCGGTTCGAGTGCGATGTTCACCGTGTTCACCTATATCGCGCCGATTCTCAGCAGCGAGACCCACGCGTCCACCGCTTTTATCACCGCCATGCTGGTGCTGTACGGCGTGGGCCTAACGCTGGGCAACATGTGGGGCGGCAAAGCCGCTGACCGCTCCATCGACCGCACCCTGATCGTTTCGCTGAGTGTACTGATTGTTGTACTGCTGGCGTTCACCGTACTGATGCGCTGGCCGCTACCGGCCGCCGTGGCCATCCTGATCTGGGGCATCGCCAGCTTCGCCATCGTGCCGCCGCTGCAGATGCGTGTGATGGAGGCCGCCAAGGGCGCACCCAACCTAGCTTCGGCGGTAAATATCGGTGCCTTTAACCTTGGCAACGCCGTTGGCGCAGCGCTGGGCGGCGCGGTGATCAGTGCAGGCCTCGGCTACCCGGCGATCTCCCTGGCCGGTGCCGCGATGGCGGCACTTGGGCTGCTGATGGTGCTGGGATTTGCTTGGCGTTCGAGGGGGATAGCGGCAACAGTGAGCTAA
- a CDS encoding MarR family winged helix-turn-helix transcriptional regulator: protein MQDRAQLAAEQWQQQRPDLDGFSMAVIGRLGELSQVVSRDHLLPFFAEHGLQAGEFDLLATLRRSGEPYALMPTALYESAMISSGGMTSRIDRLEKAGLIERRRHPSDRRGILVALTTAGFELIDSMLSAHVDNLQRVLAALSDEEKQQLHALTGKLLANLQPGE, encoded by the coding sequence ATGCAGGATCGTGCACAATTGGCCGCCGAGCAGTGGCAACAGCAACGCCCGGATCTGGATGGGTTCTCCATGGCGGTGATCGGTCGCCTGGGTGAGTTGAGCCAGGTGGTCAGCCGCGATCACTTGTTGCCGTTCTTCGCCGAGCATGGCTTGCAGGCCGGCGAGTTCGACCTGCTCGCGACCCTGCGCCGATCCGGCGAGCCCTATGCCCTGATGCCCACCGCACTGTACGAAAGCGCGATGATCTCCTCGGGCGGCATGACCAGTCGTATCGACCGCCTGGAAAAGGCCGGCCTGATCGAACGCCGCCGTCACCCGAGCGACCGTCGCGGCATTCTGGTGGCGCTGACGACGGCAGGCTTTGAACTGATCGACAGCATGCTCAGTGCCCATGTTGATAACCTGCAGCGCGTTCTCGCTGCCCTCAGTGACGAGGAAAAACAGCAGCTGCATGCACTCACCGGCAAGCTGTTGGCCAACCTGCAACCGGGTGAATGA